One segment of Nostoc piscinale CENA21 DNA contains the following:
- the nifH gene encoding nitrogenase iron protein produces the protein MTDDKIRQIAFYGKGGIGKSTTSQNTLAAMAEMGQRIMIVGCDPKADSTRLMLHAKAQTTVLHLAAERGAVEDLELEEVMLTGFRGVKCVESGGPEPGVGCAGRGIITAINFLEENGAYQDLDFVSYDVLGDVVCGGFAMPIREGKAQEIYIVTSGEMMAMYAANNIARGILKYAHSGGVRLGGLICNSRKTDREHELIETLAKRLNTQMIHFVPRDNIVQHAELRRMTVNEYAPDSNQGNEYRELAKKIINNDKLTIPTPIEMDELEALLIEYGILDDDSKHAEIIGKPAEATK, from the coding sequence ATGACTGACGATAAAATTAGACAGATAGCTTTCTATGGTAAAGGCGGTATTGGTAAATCTACCACCTCCCAAAACACCCTGGCAGCTATGGCAGAAATGGGTCAACGCATCATGATCGTAGGATGCGACCCTAAAGCAGACTCCACCCGTTTGATGCTCCATGCCAAAGCACAAACCACCGTATTACACTTAGCTGCTGAACGCGGTGCAGTAGAAGACCTAGAACTCGAAGAAGTAATGCTCACCGGTTTCCGTGGCGTTAAGTGCGTAGAATCTGGTGGCCCAGAACCCGGTGTAGGTTGCGCTGGTCGTGGTATTATCACCGCTATTAACTTCTTGGAAGAAAACGGTGCTTACCAAGATCTAGACTTCGTATCCTACGACGTATTAGGTGACGTTGTGTGTGGTGGTTTCGCAATGCCTATCCGTGAAGGTAAAGCACAAGAAATCTACATCGTTACCTCTGGTGAAATGATGGCGATGTACGCTGCAAACAACATCGCTCGTGGTATTTTGAAATACGCTCACTCCGGTGGTGTACGCTTGGGTGGTTTGATTTGTAACAGCCGTAAGACAGACCGGGAACACGAACTCATCGAAACCTTGGCAAAACGGTTGAACACCCAAATGATTCACTTCGTACCTCGTGACAACATCGTTCAACACGCTGAATTGCGTCGGATGACCGTTAACGAGTACGCTCCTGACAGCAACCAAGGTAACGAATACCGTGAGTTAGCTAAGAAGATCATCAACAACGACAAACTCACCATTCCTACACCAATTGAAATGGATGAATTAGAAGCACTGTTGATTGAATACGGTATCCTTGATGATGATTCCAAGCACGCAGAAATCATTGGTAAGCCCGCAGAAGCTACCAAGTAG
- the nifU gene encoding Fe-S cluster assembly protein NifU, with protein sequence MWDYTDKVLELFYDPKNQGVIEATGEPGVKVATGEVGSIACGDALRLHLKVEVATDKILDARFQTFGCTSAIASSSALTEMVKGLTLDEALKVSNKDIANYLGGLPEAKMHCSVMGQEALEAAIYNYRGIPLVAHDDDDEGVLICSCFGITDTKIRRVVKENNLTTAEQVTNYVKAGGGCGSCLTKIDDIIKDVEQEVATVSKNSNNGTKTTEILNSGQIATATRPLTNVQKIALIQKVLDEEVRPVLIADGGDVELYDIEGNTVKVILKGACDSCPSSTATLKIAIESRLRDRISKEIVVEAV encoded by the coding sequence ATGTGGGACTACACAGATAAAGTATTAGAACTGTTTTACGATCCCAAGAATCAGGGAGTCATCGAAGCAACGGGTGAACCTGGAGTTAAGGTTGCAACGGGAGAAGTAGGAAGCATTGCCTGCGGTGATGCGCTGAGACTACACCTGAAAGTAGAAGTAGCAACTGATAAGATTCTAGATGCACGCTTTCAAACCTTTGGCTGTACCAGTGCGATCGCTTCTTCTAGTGCATTGACCGAAATGGTTAAGGGTTTGACTTTAGATGAAGCTCTGAAGGTATCTAATAAAGATATTGCCAATTACCTCGGCGGTTTACCCGAAGCCAAAATGCACTGCTCAGTTATGGGTCAAGAAGCCTTAGAAGCCGCAATTTATAACTATCGTGGCATTCCGCTGGTTGCCCATGACGATGATGACGAAGGCGTTTTAATTTGCTCCTGCTTTGGTATTACTGATACAAAAATTCGCCGCGTAGTGAAAGAAAATAACCTTACTACTGCGGAGCAGGTAACAAATTATGTCAAAGCTGGTGGCGGATGCGGTTCCTGTTTAACAAAAATTGATGATATTATTAAAGATGTAGAGCAGGAAGTCGCCACAGTCAGTAAAAACAGCAATAACGGCACAAAAACTACAGAAATTCTTAATTCCGGTCAAATAGCTACAGCCACAAGACCACTAACAAACGTTCAAAAGATTGCCTTAATTCAAAAAGTTCTCGACGAAGAAGTAAGACCCGTTCTGATTGCAGACGGTGGAGATGTAGAACTCTACGACATAGAAGGAAACACCGTTAAAGTCATCCTAAAAGGTGCTTGTGATTCTTGTCCCAGCAGCACCGCCACCTTAAAGATAGCGATTGAATCGAGACTGCGCGATCGCATCAGTAAAGAAATCGTAGTAGAAGCAGTCTAA
- the nifS gene encoding cysteine desulfurase NifS: MSVIYLDNNATTKVDPQVIEAMMPYLTEYYANPSSMHTFGGQLAKAVKTAREQVAALLGADESEIVFTSCGTEGDNAAIRAALLAQPEKRHIITTQVEHPAVLNVCKQLETQGYSVTYLSVNSQGQLDLDELEASLTGNTALVSIMYANNETGTIFPIEQIGLRVKERGALFHVDAVQAVGKIPLNMKTSTVDMLTMSGHKIHAPKGIGALYVRRGVRFRPLLIGGHQERGRRAGTENVPGIVGLGKAAELELLHLEEATARERRLRDRLEQTLLAKIPDCEVNGDPKNRLPNTTNIGFKYIEGEAILLLLNKHGICASSGSACTSGSLEPSHVLRAMGLPYTTLHGSIRFSLCRYTTDAEIDRVIEVMPEIVERLRALSPFKNDDAGWLQSQSLVNSH, from the coding sequence ATGAGCGTCATTTATCTTGATAATAATGCGACTACTAAGGTAGATCCACAGGTTATAGAGGCAATGATGCCCTATTTAACCGAATATTACGCCAACCCCTCAAGTATGCACACCTTTGGCGGGCAACTGGCTAAAGCAGTGAAAACAGCCAGGGAACAGGTAGCCGCCCTCTTAGGTGCAGATGAATCAGAAATTGTTTTTACGAGTTGTGGAACCGAGGGAGATAACGCAGCCATTCGCGCCGCTTTGTTAGCCCAGCCAGAAAAGCGCCACATCATCACCACCCAGGTAGAACATCCGGCGGTGCTGAATGTCTGCAAACAACTAGAAACCCAAGGTTATAGTGTTACTTATCTTTCAGTAAATAGTCAGGGGCAGTTGGATCTAGATGAACTAGAAGCCTCGCTGACAGGGAACACCGCCTTGGTAAGCATCATGTATGCTAACAACGAAACAGGCACAATTTTCCCGATAGAGCAGATTGGATTACGCGTCAAAGAACGCGGCGCATTGTTCCACGTAGATGCAGTGCAAGCAGTGGGGAAGATTCCCCTGAACATGAAGACCAGTACAGTAGATATGTTAACTATGTCTGGTCATAAAATTCACGCACCCAAGGGTATTGGCGCGTTGTATGTGCGCCGGGGCGTGAGATTCCGTCCCCTGTTGATTGGTGGACATCAAGAACGCGGTCGCCGCGCGGGTACAGAGAATGTTCCTGGTATCGTTGGTTTAGGTAAAGCAGCCGAGTTGGAATTGCTGCATTTAGAAGAAGCAACTGCTAGAGAAAGACGGTTGCGCGATCGCCTGGAACAAACTCTCCTCGCTAAAATCCCTGATTGTGAAGTTAACGGCGATCCCAAAAATAGATTGCCCAACACCACCAACATCGGTTTTAAATATATCGAAGGTGAAGCAATCCTACTTTTGTTAAATAAACACGGTATCTGTGCCTCATCTGGTTCCGCTTGCACCTCCGGTTCACTCGAACCATCCCACGTTCTCCGGGCAATGGGTTTACCATACACTACCTTACATGGTTCCATTCGCTTCAGTCTTTGTCGCTACACCACCGACGCTGAAATCGATCGCGTCATTGAAGTCATGCCCGAAATTGTAGAACGTCTCCGCGCTCTGTCGCCATTCAAAAACGACGACGCAGGTTGGTTGCAATCGCAGTCATTAGTCAATAGTCATTAG
- the xisF gene encoding fdxN element excision recombinase XisF, with protein sequence MEIWGYARVSGEEQQTDKGALRKQIERLRGAGCSKVYWDIQSRTTEVREGLQQLINDLKTSPKGKVKSLQFTRIDRIGSSSRLFYSLLEVLRSKGIKLIALDQGVDPDSLGGELTIDMLLAAAKFEVRMVTERLKSERRHRVNQGKSHRVAPLGYRIDKDQYVCDRSPCVCLLEGRRELTVSDVARYIFNTFFECGSVAATVRKLHADFGIETKAFDLNKPETSSRIVNDDDLDKIVFTPNKVNHPLRYPWSGLRWSIAGLKALLVNPVYAGGLPYDTYVKSKGKRKNFDEWKVKWGTHDDEAIITYEEHERVKQIIRENRNNRWASREDNEVNPFSNLIKCSHCGGSMTRHAKRVNKDGEAIYYFQCRLYKAGNCSNKNMISSKILDIQVVDFLAKEAERLANLVDTDEQIPVEEPPEVKTLRASLNTLETLPPSSAIEQIKNDLKEQIAIALGTTHNAAKESLIAKERIIQAFANKSYWQELKGQDKRLILNGCLKKNMCRWPLRYSH encoded by the coding sequence ATGGAAATTTGGGGTTATGCGAGAGTTAGTGGTGAGGAACAGCAAACAGATAAAGGTGCGTTGCGTAAACAAATAGAACGCTTGCGTGGTGCAGGATGTTCCAAAGTGTACTGGGATATTCAGTCGCGGACAACTGAAGTTAGGGAAGGGTTACAACAATTAATTAATGATTTGAAGACTTCGCCCAAGGGTAAAGTTAAATCTCTGCAATTTACCAGAATTGACCGGATTGGTTCATCATCGCGGTTGTTTTATTCATTGTTGGAGGTGTTGCGTTCCAAGGGAATTAAACTGATAGCCTTAGACCAAGGAGTTGACCCTGATAGCCTTGGCGGTGAATTAACAATAGATATGTTGCTGGCGGCTGCCAAATTTGAGGTGCGAATGGTGACAGAAAGGTTAAAGAGTGAACGTCGTCATCGGGTGAATCAAGGAAAAAGTCACCGAGTTGCCCCATTAGGTTATCGTATCGACAAAGATCAATATGTTTGCGATCGCTCACCATGCGTTTGCTTATTAGAAGGACGCAGAGAATTAACTGTATCTGATGTAGCTAGGTATATTTTTAATACTTTTTTTGAGTGCGGTTCCGTTGCGGCGACTGTGCGTAAACTGCACGCAGATTTCGGTATAGAAACAAAAGCTTTTGATTTGAACAAACCAGAAACATCTTCACGAATTGTCAATGATGATGACTTAGATAAAATTGTCTTTACACCAAATAAAGTAAACCATCCTTTGCGTTATCCCTGGTCTGGGTTGAGATGGTCGATCGCAGGTTTAAAAGCGTTATTAGTAAACCCTGTTTATGCTGGGGGTTTGCCTTATGATACCTACGTTAAATCAAAGGGAAAACGCAAAAACTTTGATGAGTGGAAAGTAAAATGGGGAACTCATGACGATGAGGCAATCATCACTTACGAAGAGCATGAAAGAGTAAAACAAATTATTAGAGAAAATCGCAATAACCGCTGGGCTTCCAGAGAAGATAACGAAGTCAACCCGTTTTCTAATTTAATCAAATGCTCTCATTGCGGAGGTTCGATGACACGCCATGCAAAACGGGTAAATAAGGATGGAGAAGCTATCTATTATTTTCAGTGCCGTTTGTATAAAGCTGGCAACTGTAGCAATAAAAATATGATTTCATCCAAAATATTAGATATCCAAGTAGTAGATTTTTTAGCGAAAGAAGCTGAACGGTTAGCGAACTTAGTTGACACAGATGAACAAATTCCTGTAGAGGAACCGCCAGAAGTAAAAACGCTGCGTGCATCACTGAATACTTTAGAAACTTTACCACCAAGTTCAGCAATCGAACAAATCAAAAATGACCTCAAAGAACAAATTGCGATCGCGCTTGGAACAACTCATAATGCAGCCAAAGAATCCCTGATTGCTAAAGAAAGAATTATACAGGCTTTTGCTAATAAAAGTTACTGGCAAGAGTTGAAAGGTCAAGATAAACGATTAATACTCAATGGCTGCCTAAAAAAAAATATGTGTAGATGGCCACTTCGTTACAGCCATTGA